One genomic region from Vicia villosa cultivar HV-30 ecotype Madison, WI unplaced genomic scaffold, Vvil1.0 ctg.001714F_1_1, whole genome shotgun sequence encodes:
- the LOC131636406 gene encoding probable prolyl 4-hydroxylase 8, with protein MGKVHGSLLVPLHGLDGELECRTMTYTLLNQSATKTDNKGWLPITFSYANVGPRKIKEIKEILSGCSYALVDHFELSALLGGREKAPAAFCRKAITSTDKFERWGDGLQTRSLTFIDECVEDVLRVENGELIQVLRYEKNQFYRAHHDYFADIYNLKRGGQRIATLLKYLGDNVKGGETHFPMAGSDECSCGGKMSKGICVKPIKGNSVLFWSMGLDGKSDPESVHGGYLVHSGEKWSYNIISCLCFI; from the exons ATGG GCAAGGTTCATGGATCATTGCTCGTTCCG CTGCACGGCCTTGACGGTGAACTTGAATGCAGAACAATGACCTATACTTTGTTGAACCAATCGGCAACAAAAACAGATAATAAAGGCTGGCTTCCTATTACCTTCAGCTATGCAAATGTTGGTCCTCGAAAGATAAAGGAAATAAAG GAAATTCTCTCGGGGTGCAGCTATGCGCTTGTTGATCACTTTGAACTTTCTGCATTACTAG GTGGAAGGGAGAAGGCTCCTGCTGCTTTTTGTCGGAAAGCCATCACGTCTACTGACAAATTTGAGAGGTGGGGAGATGGTTTGCAAACACGATCATTGACATTCATTGATGAGTGTGTTGAAGATGTACTTAG AGTTGAAAATGGAGAGCTTATACAAGTCCTAAG GTATGAAAAGAATCAGTTTTACAGGGCTCATCATGACTACTTTGCTGATATT TACAACTTGAAGCGTGGTGGGCAGCGAATAGCTACATTGCTTAAGTATTTAGGTGACAATGTTAAGGGAGGAGAAACACATTTCCCAATG GCTGGTTCTGACGAATGTAGCTGTGGTGGAAAAATGTCGAAAGGGATTTGTGTGAAACCAATAAAAGGAAACTCAGTGCTCTTCTGGAGTATG GGACTGGATGGAAAGTCCGATCCGGAAAGTGTTCATGGAGGATATCTGGTACACTCTGGGGAGAAGTGGTCATATAATATCATTAGTTGTCTATGtttcatataa